In one Culex quinquefasciatus strain JHB chromosome 2, VPISU_Cqui_1.0_pri_paternal, whole genome shotgun sequence genomic region, the following are encoded:
- the LOC6035760 gene encoding uncharacterized protein LOC6035760: MATTKTTAVTKVDSAVFRRRLPEELQIMPYTLRVLEFVGLWGSWNQFPFFVLFMTTGTMVILFPKAFLGIGHSEFAIMAKGIAEFIFEANIYLSALIFSTKRASFVKVVNGLAEFFHEVSNADNDCYDLIRTTNVKIRYFWLFMVLYCATGPIIFCIPSATVTYLRYWDAIGKNLSEPLVYEIPMEQEFYGLDIRKNFIHNQIFLGFSFLAYCASKFFLLVMITTPFIMIKYNSLTYQLVCERIRKLPQLPGGPKPAGLSSSNRTEVNVHDLAEVVRLHRQAYEITQQIEDIVHLPVALEYFTCVMFYCMAMFYISTYIDFSLFNIMVLFLASLMETFGYSYLGSELSEEAAAVGTAIYDLPWYDHSVELQRYYRLIIQRTQRTTGIFGLRFFLVQLTTFANVMQMSYSYFLVLKDVLQQL; encoded by the exons ATGGCAACCACCAAAACCACCGCCGTCACCAAGGTCGACTCGGCCGTGTTCCGGCGCCGGCTGCCCGAAGAACTCCAGATCATGCCGTACACGCTGCGGGTGCTAGAGTTTGTCGGACTGTGGGGCTCGTGGAACCAGTTTCCGTTCTTTGTGCTATTCATGACCACCGGGACCATGGTGATCCTGTTCCCGAAGGCGTTTCTGGGCATCGGACACAGCGAGTTTGCCATCATGGCCAAGGGGATTGCGGAGTTTATTTTCGAGGCGAACATTTATCTGAGTGCGTTGATTTTTTCTACGAAGCGAGCGAGCTTTGTGAAGGTCGTCAACGGGTTGGCGGAGTTTTTTCACGAAG TCAGCAACGCGGACAACGACTGCTACGATCTGATTCGCAcgacaaacgtcaaaatccgATATTTCTGGCTCTTCATGGTGCTGTATTGTGCGACGGGACCGATCATCTTTTGCATTCCGTCTGCGACGGTCACCTACTTGCGGTACTGGGACGCAATCGGCAAGAATCTTTCGGAACCCCTCGTTTACGAAATCCCAATGGAGCAAGAGTTCTACGGGCTGGACATCCGCAAAAACTTCATCCACAACCAAATCTTTTTGGGATTTTCCTTCCTGGCCTACTGCGCCAGCAAGTTCTTTCTGCTCGTCATGATCACGACGCCGTTCATCATGATCAAGTACAACTCGCTGACGTACCAACTGGTTTGCGAGCGGATCCGAAAGCTGCCGCAGCTTCCGGGTGGCCCGAAACCAGCCGGATTGTCGTCCTCCAACAGGACCGAGGTCAATGTGCACGATTTGGCCGAAGTGGTCCGGCTGCATCGGCAAGCTTACGA AATAACCCAGCAGATTGAGGACATTGTTCACCTTCCGGTGGCACTGGAGTACTTCACCTGCGTCATGTTCTACTGCATGGCAATGTTCTACATCTCAACG TACATCGACTTCAGTCTGTTCAACATTATGGTTCTGTTCCTGGCCTCCCTGATGGAAACGTTTGGCTACTCGTACCTCGGATCGGAGCTGTCGGAGGAGGCGGCGGCCGTTGGCACGGCCATCTACGATTTGCCCTGGTACGATCACTCGGTCGAGCTGCAGCGGTACTACCGGCTGATCATTCAGCGCACGCAGCGAACGACCGGGATTTTCGGGTTGCGATTTTTCCTCGTGCAGTTGACCACGTTTGCCAAT GTAATGCAAATGTCCTACTCTTACTTTCTGGTGCTGAAGGATGTCCTTCAGcaactttaa
- the LOC6035762 gene encoding putative odorant receptor 85d — MSPAIPPDLQVLKFPLRMLRFVGLWGDRRELVRYASVVLCMSVVLIIPKAALGSGKDGFDSFARNTAELIFFTEVCVSIGIFASRRGSFERLVEVLRETVLMYEDVELLGEIAAFNRKMERFSKSYAAWIGFWVVLYLGIPMIFTCVKVVFPGEGDRGDFMLIAELQFYWLDIRRNLLDYAIYLVFCSMAIFCSSYQSTLKGAVILVSIQYGTKLFELVAMSIDRLGNVKEEIARKNQLREIVNLHKLAFQYTKHLEDTVCFMMINQILNCILIWCLMMFYVSTNFGPNAVCVIILFAVLMGEMIAYCVNGSKLAETAAAVGHAVYRYPWYNEPTAMQKDMQLIIERAQKPTGITAAKFYFVNIERLGLVVQASYSYYLILKKRF, encoded by the exons ATGTCCCCAGCCATCCCACCGGACCTGCAAGTGCTCAAGTTCCCCCTGCGGATGCTCCGCTTCGTCGGCCTTTGGGGCGATCGTCGCGAGCTGGTTCGCTACGCGTCCGTCGTGCTCTGCATGTCCGTGGTCCTGATCATCCCGAAGGCCGCCCTCGGCTCCGGCAAGGATGGCTTCGACTCGTTCGCCCGCAACACCGCCGAGCTGATCTTCTTCACCGAGGTGTGCGTCTCGATCGGGATCTTCGCCAGCCGGCGGGGCTCGTTCGAGCGGTTGGTCGAGGTGTTGCGGGAAACGGTGTTGATGTATGAGGACGTGGAGTTGCTGGGAGAGATTGCGGCGTTCAACCGGAAAATGGAGCGGTTCTCGAAGAGCTATGCGgcgtggattgggttttgggttgtGTTGTATCTTGGGATACCGATGATCTTCACCTGTGTGAAGGTGGTGTTTCCGGGGGAGGGTGATCGCGGGGATTTTATGTTGATCGCGGAGTTGCA GTTTTACTGGTTGGACATTCGCCGCAACCTGCTGGACTACGCGATCTACCTTGTGTTCTGCTCGATGGCCATCTTTTGCTCGTCATACCAGAGTACCTTAAAGGGAGCGGTGATATTGGTCAGCATTCAGTACGGAACGAAGTTGTTCGAGCTGGTTGCGATGAGCATCGACCGTCTGGGAAACGTTAAAGAAGAGATTGCGCGTAAAAATCAACTCCGGGAGATCGTCAACCTTCACAAACTAGCATTTCAGTACACCAAACACCTGGAAGACACGGTTTGCTTCATGATGATCAACCAGATCCTGAACTGCATCCTGATCTGGTGCCTGATGATGTTCTACGTGTCAACG AACTTTGGCCCGAACGCAGTGTGCGTGATCATCTTGTTTGCGGTTCTTATGGGCGAGATGATCGCCTACTGCGTCAACGGATCCAAGCTGGCAGAGACGGCCGCCGCAGTTGGCCATGCCGTCTATCGCTACCCGTGGTACAACGAGCCTACCGCGATGCAAAAGGACATGCAGCTGATCATCGAGCGGGCGCAGAAGCCTACTGGGATCACGGCGGCCAAGTTTTACTTTGTCAACATTGAACGGTTGGGGCTGGTCGTGCAAGCGTCGTACTCGTACTACTTGATACTGAAAAAGCGCTTTTAA